One Telluria mixta DNA window includes the following coding sequences:
- a CDS encoding phenylacetate--CoA ligase family protein: protein MPMWTYSLKCSLRSLVREAVRNVWGRAFVYPDLVANERSREALAAYVARRARQVGVPLDGDGTVLPRLSPGSAMLTKADVRQQPEKLVRPRGPGSWIRTTIRTSGTSGSPLTIVQSLGNLVREEGFVHRQLQWIGWRKGQPRAWIRGDIVCPDHPADGRYWCRDWVGNMLMMSSYHLSNETIGRYIAELEHFDPVVIHAYPSSIAALAAWLNAAGRRYRGRALRGVMTSSETLEPGVRAAVEQAFGVKVFDWYGQAERVAAIGTCEEGRYHVLTDYSGVALLETEGDACELVGTSLNNAAMPLVRYRTGDTVIPDGDACPCGRVFPTIKAVIGRQEKIVTLPDGRIIARLDRIFQGHDRHLVEGQVLYRGDGEFVLRVVTADGFSDADERALVDKFLLRVPGVKVRVERVAAIPRGPNGKFEFIAIES, encoded by the coding sequence ATGCCGATGTGGACCTACTCGCTGAAGTGCTCGCTGCGTTCGCTCGTGCGCGAAGCAGTGCGTAACGTCTGGGGCAGGGCCTTCGTGTATCCCGATCTCGTCGCGAACGAACGGTCGCGCGAGGCGCTGGCCGCCTACGTCGCGCGGCGTGCCCGCCAGGTCGGCGTGCCGCTGGACGGCGACGGCACCGTGCTCCCGCGCCTGTCCCCCGGCAGCGCCATGCTGACGAAGGCCGACGTGCGCCAGCAGCCGGAAAAACTGGTGCGCCCGCGCGGCCCCGGCTCCTGGATCCGCACGACCATCAGGACGAGCGGCACGTCCGGCTCGCCGCTGACCATCGTCCAGTCGCTCGGCAACCTCGTGCGCGAGGAAGGTTTCGTACACCGCCAGCTGCAATGGATAGGCTGGCGCAAGGGCCAGCCGCGCGCGTGGATCCGCGGCGACATCGTCTGCCCCGACCATCCCGCGGATGGGCGCTACTGGTGCCGCGACTGGGTGGGCAATATGCTCATGATGTCGTCATACCATTTGTCGAACGAGACGATCGGCCGCTACATCGCCGAGCTGGAACATTTCGACCCCGTCGTGATCCACGCGTACCCGTCGTCGATCGCGGCGCTGGCCGCCTGGCTGAACGCGGCCGGTAGACGCTATCGCGGGCGCGCGCTGCGCGGCGTGATGACGTCGTCCGAGACGCTGGAGCCAGGCGTGCGCGCGGCTGTCGAGCAGGCGTTCGGCGTCAAAGTGTTCGACTGGTACGGCCAGGCCGAGCGCGTGGCCGCCATCGGCACGTGCGAGGAGGGGCGGTACCACGTGCTCACCGATTATTCCGGCGTCGCGCTGCTGGAAACCGAAGGCGATGCCTGCGAACTGGTCGGCACGTCGCTGAACAATGCCGCGATGCCGCTCGTGCGCTACCGGACGGGCGACACCGTGATCCCGGACGGCGACGCCTGCCCCTGCGGCCGGGTGTTCCCGACGATCAAGGCCGTCATCGGGCGCCAGGAAAAGATCGTCACCTTGCCGGACGGCCGCATCATCGCGCGCCTGGACCGCATCTTCCAGGGCCACGACCGGCACCTCGTCGAAGGGCAGGTGCTGTACCGCGGCGACGGCGAGTTCGTACTGCGCGTCGTGACGGCCGACGGCTTCTCGGATGCGGACGAGCGGGCGCTGGTCGACAAATTCCTGCTGCGCGTGCCCGGCGTGAAAGTGCGCGTCGAGCGGGTGGCGGCGATTCCGCGCGGACCGAACGGCAAGTTCGAATTCATCGCGATCGAAAGTTGA
- a CDS encoding glycosyltransferase yields MRSILFVVRDPLPPIRADVRTLFGTEMPRYGVATELVGQGGSGDASPWPAGGMHVVGSLKSRFASVCAPLWDMLGLVRALRHGRPDCIQVRDKIASGVLGRVAAALLRVPFIYWMSFPIVEGFEVRRDDIGRAGRGVKWMGHALRAWASRVAIYRFVLPGARHVFVQSVAMADWLAAKGFDRSTMTAVPMGVDAQLFDRAGVDPVDDPRLDGRRVVLYLGRIARSRRSDFLLDVADKLREKNPDVLLVIAGDAPSDDEMAWMRREIARRGLDGHVLLTGWLPQRTALGYAVRAEVGLSPIPRGTLFDVSSPTKLVEYLALGIPSVANDIPDQKLVIAESGAGLCVPMEAGPFADAVLQLLNDGALAAEFALRGPPYVTSHRTYDILGNNVAKIYKKILTEST; encoded by the coding sequence ATGCGCTCCATCCTCTTTGTCGTCCGCGATCCATTGCCCCCCATCCGCGCCGACGTGCGCACCCTGTTCGGCACGGAGATGCCCCGTTACGGCGTGGCGACCGAGCTGGTGGGGCAGGGCGGCAGCGGCGATGCGTCGCCGTGGCCGGCCGGGGGCATGCACGTCGTCGGTTCGCTGAAGAGCCGCTTCGCCAGCGTGTGCGCGCCGCTGTGGGACATGCTGGGCCTCGTGCGCGCGCTGCGCCATGGCCGACCGGACTGCATCCAGGTGCGCGACAAGATCGCCAGCGGCGTGCTCGGACGCGTCGCCGCCGCGCTGCTGCGTGTGCCGTTCATTTACTGGATGTCGTTCCCCATCGTGGAAGGCTTCGAGGTCCGGCGCGACGACATCGGGCGCGCCGGCCGCGGCGTCAAATGGATGGGGCATGCGCTGCGTGCGTGGGCGTCGCGCGTGGCCATCTACCGCTTCGTGCTGCCCGGCGCGCGCCATGTGTTCGTGCAGAGCGTTGCGATGGCCGACTGGCTCGCCGCGAAAGGGTTCGATCGTTCGACCATGACGGCCGTGCCGATGGGCGTGGATGCCCAGTTATTCGACCGCGCCGGCGTGGATCCCGTGGACGACCCGCGCCTGGACGGCCGCCGCGTCGTGCTGTACCTGGGCCGCATCGCCCGCTCGCGCCGGTCCGACTTCCTGCTCGACGTGGCGGACAAGCTGCGCGAAAAAAATCCCGACGTGCTGCTGGTGATCGCCGGCGACGCCCCGTCCGACGACGAGATGGCGTGGATGCGCCGCGAGATCGCCCGGCGCGGCCTCGATGGCCACGTCCTGCTGACGGGCTGGCTGCCGCAGCGCACGGCGCTCGGTTACGCGGTGCGGGCCGAGGTGGGCCTGTCGCCGATCCCGCGCGGCACGCTGTTCGACGTGTCGTCGCCGACGAAGCTGGTGGAATACCTGGCCCTGGGCATCCCCAGCGTCGCGAACGATATTCCCGACCAGAAACTGGTCATCGCCGAGAGCGGGGCCGGGCTGTGCGTGCCGATGGAAGCGGGGCCTTTTGCCGACGCCGTCCTGCAATTGTTAAACGACGGGGCGCTTGCTGCCGAGTTCGCGTTACGTGGGCCACCGTACGTTACAAGCCATCGGACGTATGATATTCTCGGTAACAATGTTGCAAAAATTTACAAGAAAATCCTGACGGAGTCGACGTAA
- a CDS encoding glycosyltransferase family 4 protein, producing MRTKAPPRVLMVGTALEGRGGVAAVVSVLRRHGLFERESVRYVATHRDGSPLVKARLLLSGFWQTLVACVGGHPAVVHVHAASHASFLRKSVVLLIARLAGCKTIFHLHGGGFRTFATEEAGSLLRRWIRHTLEASSLVITLSEGWAQFVHAFAPRARVAVVPNSVPLPMLSSMDAAVPGRILFLGRLEAAKGVYELLEAGARLVREASGPTPLRLVFGGEGDAQGLRRRAAELGIADRIELPGWVGPEARDAELAKASVFCLPSHAEGLPMSMLEAMAARKAVVATHVGGIPETLRDGDNGLLVPPRDERALARALARLLGDTALRDRLAERARATIEQQYSTEVVCGQLSAIYRELAGTR from the coding sequence ATGCGGACGAAGGCCCCGCCACGGGTCCTGATGGTCGGCACCGCGCTCGAAGGCAGGGGCGGGGTGGCGGCGGTCGTGTCCGTGTTGCGCCGTCATGGTCTGTTCGAGCGCGAGTCCGTACGCTACGTGGCCACCCATCGCGACGGCTCGCCGCTCGTGAAGGCGCGCTTGCTTCTTTCCGGGTTCTGGCAGACGCTCGTCGCCTGCGTCGGCGGGCATCCGGCCGTCGTCCATGTGCACGCGGCATCGCACGCGAGCTTCCTGCGCAAGTCGGTCGTGCTGCTGATCGCGCGGCTGGCCGGCTGCAAGACCATCTTTCATTTGCACGGCGGCGGCTTCCGCACCTTCGCCACCGAGGAAGCCGGCTCCCTGCTGCGGCGCTGGATCCGCCATACGCTGGAAGCGAGTTCCCTCGTGATCACCTTGTCCGAAGGCTGGGCCCAGTTCGTGCACGCGTTCGCGCCGCGCGCCCGCGTGGCCGTCGTGCCGAATTCCGTGCCGCTGCCAATGCTGTCGTCCATGGATGCCGCCGTGCCCGGCCGCATCCTGTTCCTGGGCCGGCTGGAAGCGGCCAAGGGCGTATACGAATTGCTGGAAGCGGGCGCGCGCCTCGTGCGCGAGGCGTCCGGCCCCACGCCGCTGCGCCTCGTGTTCGGCGGCGAAGGCGACGCGCAAGGCCTGCGCCGGCGCGCGGCCGAGCTGGGCATCGCCGACCGCATCGAACTGCCGGGATGGGTCGGCCCCGAGGCGCGCGACGCCGAGCTGGCGAAGGCTAGCGTGTTCTGCCTGCCTTCCCACGCGGAAGGCTTGCCGATGTCGATGCTGGAGGCGATGGCGGCGCGCAAGGCCGTCGTCGCGACACATGTTGGAGGTATTCCGGAAACCCTGCGCGACGGCGACAACGGCCTGCTGGTGCCGCCGCGCGACGAACGGGCGCTCGCCAGGGCGCTTGCACGACTCCTGGGCGATACCGCCCTGCGCGACCGGCTGGCGGAACGTGCGCGCGCAACCATCGAACAACAATACTCAACCGAGGTAGTGTGCGGGCAGCTGTCCGCGATCTACCGTGAACTGGCGGGGACACGATGA
- a CDS encoding heparinase II/III family protein yields MSEATGMVWLVNRLRCMSVAEVGYRIQQAAVTRVAKRMRVTAAPPLPRARMFNVQGSPTLSQAERDALLADADSICAGHVVLFANRRFDVGLPPVWNRDPDSGVVGPNIYAGDITITNREQVGDIKHVWELNRHLHLVRLAQAWTVTNDVAWLHALQTQLRSWLDQCPPLVGPNWTSSLELGIRLINWGLVWQMIGGEGSGLFAGEEGQRLRADWLDSIHAHCSAIARHLSRHSSANNHLIGELAGLYVGASIWPCWKASGAWLEQARRELEHEAQAQFSRDGVNREQAFAYHIFSSEFLFVAGLVGQACDHPFSRAYWTALLRALRFLRSVRDVGGNVPMVGDADDGIVFRLDSPGSDRAEQLLALGDAVLRRMPPTHPGVRWLLHTLPGKRPEADPHESETGWAFPDGGYLLFGSHFGEPNEIKGMVDCGPLGYLGIAAHGHADALALTLSVGGEECLVDPGTYSYWQEHKWRDYFRGTSAHNTVRIDGLDQSVSGGRFMWLKKARASIDRMPQSPHEFDFRGAHDGYERLADPVRHMRSVRFDAASATLTVRDEIAAKKHHQVELFWHFAPGLDVRLNSAGLHVRGRRFAMQMHAHGADLKLELVRGNENPPLGWYSRCYESRQPCDVLKISTVSSAVPVECKFTITFF; encoded by the coding sequence ATGAGCGAAGCGACAGGGATGGTCTGGCTGGTCAACCGATTGCGCTGTATGTCCGTGGCCGAGGTCGGCTACCGGATCCAGCAGGCGGCGGTCACGCGCGTGGCGAAACGCATGCGGGTGACCGCCGCGCCGCCGCTGCCCCGTGCCCGCATGTTCAACGTCCAGGGTAGCCCCACCTTGTCGCAGGCCGAGCGCGACGCGCTGCTGGCCGACGCCGACAGCATCTGCGCCGGCCACGTCGTCCTGTTCGCCAACCGCCGCTTCGACGTGGGCCTGCCGCCCGTGTGGAACCGCGATCCGGACAGCGGCGTCGTCGGGCCGAACATCTACGCGGGCGACATCACGATCACGAACCGCGAACAGGTCGGCGACATCAAGCACGTGTGGGAACTGAACCGCCACCTGCACCTCGTGCGCCTCGCGCAAGCGTGGACCGTGACGAACGACGTCGCCTGGCTGCACGCGCTGCAGACGCAGCTGCGCAGCTGGCTCGACCAGTGCCCGCCGCTCGTCGGCCCCAACTGGACGAGCTCGCTGGAACTGGGCATCCGCCTCATCAACTGGGGCCTCGTGTGGCAGATGATCGGCGGCGAAGGCAGCGGCCTGTTCGCGGGCGAGGAGGGCCAGCGCCTGCGCGCCGACTGGCTGGATTCCATCCACGCCCACTGCAGCGCGATCGCACGCCACCTGTCGCGACACTCCTCCGCGAACAATCACCTGATCGGCGAACTGGCCGGCCTGTACGTGGGCGCGTCGATCTGGCCGTGCTGGAAGGCGTCGGGTGCGTGGCTGGAGCAGGCCCGGCGCGAACTGGAGCACGAGGCGCAGGCGCAGTTCTCGCGCGACGGCGTGAACCGCGAGCAGGCGTTCGCGTACCACATCTTCTCAAGCGAATTCCTGTTCGTGGCGGGCCTCGTCGGCCAGGCCTGCGATCACCCGTTCTCGCGCGCCTACTGGACCGCCTTGCTGCGCGCGCTCCGTTTCCTGCGCTCCGTGCGCGACGTGGGCGGCAACGTGCCGATGGTCGGTGACGCCGACGACGGCATCGTGTTCCGGCTGGATTCTCCCGGCAGCGACCGTGCCGAACAATTGCTCGCGCTGGGCGACGCCGTGCTGCGCCGCATGCCGCCCACGCATCCGGGCGTGCGCTGGCTGCTGCACACCTTGCCCGGCAAGCGGCCGGAAGCGGATCCGCACGAATCGGAGACGGGGTGGGCGTTCCCGGACGGCGGCTACCTGCTGTTCGGCTCGCATTTCGGCGAGCCCAACGAGATCAAGGGCATGGTCGATTGCGGCCCGCTGGGCTATCTCGGCATCGCCGCGCATGGCCACGCGGACGCGCTGGCGCTGACGTTGTCCGTGGGCGGGGAAGAGTGTCTCGTCGATCCCGGCACGTATTCGTACTGGCAGGAACACAAGTGGCGCGATTATTTCCGCGGCACGTCGGCGCACAACACGGTGCGTATCGACGGTCTCGACCAGTCGGTGTCCGGCGGGCGCTTCATGTGGCTGAAAAAGGCGCGGGCGTCCATCGACCGCATGCCGCAATCGCCGCACGAATTCGATTTCCGCGGCGCGCACGATGGCTACGAGCGGCTGGCGGACCCCGTCCGGCACATGCGCAGCGTCCGGTTCGACGCCGCGAGCGCGACCCTCACCGTGCGCGACGAAATCGCCGCCAAGAAACATCACCAGGTCGAGCTGTTCTGGCATTTCGCGCCCGGCCTGGACGTGCGCCTGAACAGTGCCGGCCTGCACGTGCGGGGCAGGCGCTTCGCCATGCAGATGCATGCGCACGGCGCGGACCTGAAGCTGGAACTGGTGCGCGGCAACGAAAATCCGCCGCTCGGCTGGTACTCGCGCTGCTATGAAAGCAGGCAGCCGTGCGACGTTCTGAAGATCAGCACCGTATCGTCCGCCGTTCCGGTCGAGTGCAAGTTTACAATAACGTTTTTCTAA
- a CDS encoding UDP-N-acetylglucosamine 2-epimerase yields MLIYLVAGARPNFMKIAPIVRALQARADAPAFKIIHTGQHYDREMNDVFFEELGIPQPDVFMAAGGGSHAQQTAKIMIGFEEILTKEIRG; encoded by the coding sequence ATGCTCATCTATCTGGTCGCAGGTGCCCGCCCCAACTTCATGAAGATCGCGCCAATCGTGCGCGCGCTGCAGGCACGCGCGGATGCGCCGGCGTTCAAGATCATCCACACGGGGCAGCACTACGACCGCGAGATGAACGACGTGTTCTTCGAAGAACTGGGCATCCCGCAGCCGGACGTGTTCATGGCCGCCGGCGGCGGCAGCCACGCCCAGCAGACGGCCAAGATCATGATCGGCTTCGAAGAGATCCTGACGAAGGAAATCCGCGGGTAA
- a CDS encoding WecB/TagA/CpsF family glycosyltransferase: MNERITLMGCSIDNLTMEETLQTVEGFIHTGRPHQHVVVNVDKLVKASRDPELRRIINDCALVNVDGMPVVWASRLLGRPLKERVAGCDLFEALMRRAGEKGWRVFLLGAQEDVVSKVASTYRHKYPNLVLAGYRNGYWKGEAEEAEVVEQIRAARPDLLFVAISSPKKEQFLGRWQAEMKVPFAMGVGGTFDVAIGHVKRAPLWMQKSGLEWFYRFLQEPRRMFRRYFIEDMAFIWLFLKELKLKGAR, from the coding sequence ATGAACGAGCGCATCACGCTGATGGGGTGCTCCATCGACAACCTGACGATGGAAGAGACATTGCAGACGGTCGAGGGGTTCATCCATACAGGACGGCCCCATCAACACGTGGTGGTCAACGTCGACAAGCTGGTCAAGGCCAGCCGCGATCCGGAACTGCGCCGGATCATCAACGATTGCGCGCTCGTGAATGTCGATGGCATGCCGGTCGTGTGGGCGTCGCGCCTGCTGGGCCGGCCGCTGAAGGAGCGGGTCGCGGGCTGCGACCTGTTCGAGGCGCTGATGCGGCGCGCGGGCGAGAAGGGCTGGCGCGTGTTCCTGCTCGGCGCGCAGGAAGACGTGGTGAGCAAGGTGGCGTCCACGTACCGGCATAAATATCCGAACCTGGTACTGGCCGGCTATCGCAACGGTTACTGGAAGGGAGAAGCGGAGGAAGCGGAGGTGGTCGAGCAGATCCGCGCCGCGCGGCCCGACCTGTTGTTCGTGGCGATCAGTTCGCCGAAAAAAGAGCAGTTCCTCGGCCGCTGGCAGGCCGAGATGAAGGTCCCGTTCGCCATGGGCGTCGGTGGAACCTTCGACGTGGCGATCGGCCACGTCAAGCGCGCGCCGCTCTGGATGCAGAAATCCGGGCTGGAATGGTTCTACCGTTTCCTGCAGGAGCCGCGCCGTATGTTTCGCAGATATTTTATCGAGGACATGGCCTTCATCTGGCTGTTCCTCAAAGAGTTGAAGTTGAAGGGCGCACGATAG
- a CDS encoding beta-1,6-N-acetylglucosaminyltransferase: MTTQVFLIQAHKDLDQLNALVEQLRDDDFRVYVNLDRKCALDPAAVHPAARLVQDRVDVHWGTFSQVQAVLNSLHQIVAEVPEFDKVIFLSAQDFPLLSNARLKEALARHAHHELLDTVAIGTEPGQWAAGFRYQYFYRDDGPRLLRTACRIANRAMRAAGITRRLPGGMRPYGGSSWWALSRACVQDILARVARDPGLVRFFRRCACPDEMFFQTLVMNSPFAPRVLGQNFRYVQWPEHGARNPKILDEGDFERIAASRAHFCRKIDSEASAALLPRLHALRAA, from the coding sequence ATGACGACACAGGTATTCCTGATCCAGGCACACAAGGACCTGGACCAGCTCAATGCGCTGGTCGAGCAGCTGCGCGACGACGATTTTCGCGTGTACGTGAACCTCGACCGCAAATGCGCGCTCGACCCCGCCGCCGTGCACCCCGCCGCGCGCCTCGTGCAGGACCGCGTCGACGTCCACTGGGGCACGTTCAGCCAGGTGCAGGCCGTGCTCAACTCCCTGCACCAGATCGTGGCCGAGGTGCCCGAATTCGACAAGGTCATCTTCCTGTCCGCCCAGGATTTTCCATTGCTGTCGAATGCGCGCCTGAAAGAGGCCCTCGCGCGACACGCCCACCATGAACTGCTGGACACGGTCGCCATCGGCACCGAACCCGGCCAGTGGGCCGCCGGCTTCCGCTACCAGTATTTTTACCGCGACGACGGCCCGCGCCTGCTGCGCACGGCCTGCCGCATCGCCAACCGCGCGATGCGCGCGGCGGGCATCACGCGCCGGCTGCCGGGCGGGATGCGGCCTTACGGCGGCTCGTCGTGGTGGGCGCTGTCGCGGGCCTGCGTGCAGGACATCCTCGCACGCGTCGCGCGCGACCCCGGCCTCGTGCGCTTCTTCCGCCGCTGCGCGTGTCCGGACGAGATGTTCTTCCAGACCCTCGTGATGAATTCGCCGTTCGCGCCCCGCGTGCTGGGCCAGAACTTCCGCTACGTCCAGTGGCCGGAACACGGCGCCCGCAACCCCAAGATCCTCGACGAAGGCGACTTCGAGCGCATTGCCGCGTCGCGCGCGCACTTCTGCCGCAAGATCGACAGCGAGGCCAGCGCCGCGCTGCTGCCGCGCCTGCACGCGCTCCGGGCGGCTTAA